Proteins encoded by one window of Xiphophorus couchianus chromosome 13, X_couchianus-1.0, whole genome shotgun sequence:
- the baz1a gene encoding bromodomain adjacent to zinc finger domain protein 1A: protein MPLLHRKPFTRQKPPADLRPDEEVFLCKITHEIFRTYDEFFERTILCNSLVWSCALTGRAGLTYLEAVESERRAKQSLESFPQALVVPMLHLAALSRHCRLSELCEDVYGFVKDRFFPGEIVDVSGRNGTRRVCEIVQVLSLYACANGAPLTNRQSKAADSDTIVISDSDDESDVFQSPTAHLNGGKKPLSPSAFNYRVRIVKDESGEPFTVKASQISRKKTILSRERLKLLFKQHCEPQRGCIVLKPSTVKKYRLSEQTFSQFFPDDPPIFPFSLHSNGSPGQASSINVLEEKLMLLQRREEMAAAGYEKARLKREKEEAQEARRREREGKDRLREEQRQRFEEEKQRKREERERRKLEKDREREKLKEEKKKYAQRLKLWNKPREDMECEDLKELPSPMPVRTRLPSKLFGEALMVLEFLRAFGEAFDLKDEFPEGITLEVLEEALVGTDPEGPLCELLFFFLTAIFQALDEEQEEVAKDQAEDLWEALDDDSDPTQSALTAVASLAAAWPQLHQGSGLKQLDLDSCTLSEILRLYILASGADCNHSNAKFRYQKQGGFTVMDDPCVELRLSDPALLKRLSCTPVYDLTPAEKLKILLALVGKLLTLASSRDLIEDCVDEQKAARQELREIRAEQHRRKREEIALRARVRKEEKLREQELRLREKKERLKERLQANGETAAEAEGEQRDKNAKENGLSSTLKTGKAGQDEDGQQQQMHSDSKPCGLSSNLSPEELEKEQEKVQELLQRIQKAAACTCLLPLGKDRLFRRYWLIPSACALFVEEDFFGLTEDMLLPCPKPSEDAAANMEDTKAETEQPGENAGSSLSAHGVPVNRPNQWYFYSSIEEVDQLIEALNPRGHRESGLREALLQDRDKLQLLLQSCDQSKYRLLTTQPGNTERSPCSASAESRMEVRLRDLLLDLEDRIHQGSLGTLKVMDRHVWRSALEEGNYELLASEGKENCVINGQVEPMEVDSGHIKTRDRGSDRLQELKSEATGRTSGSETPQVISSSVRVLAQALGHIEQGIERRFLKPPLGDEDSKKDQKVKKNKKKDEDQASDDGSSDGGRVGRTVLDRWRESLQACSSSSQVFVHLSSLERSVLWSRSVLNARCRVCRRKGDADSMLLCDGCDRGHHTHCLRPRLKHVPEGSWFCPDCRPKQRSSRLPSRQRSSIDEDEEEEDEENGEEDDSEEEEESEEEEDDEEEEDEEEEEEVVAVSAKKSQAAPPKGKPQQTMPKTQQTTPKGQTATPKGQQAPPKSSTTSSGKNSSASKTSGKKASASSSKANTTPSDRAPSRSGQRASTRLSNEIPAPKSNVKTSPGQREVSKKPSAEATPPKPSKTVLPVLPTTSLSSSRRSSGRNQGVHELSACEQLTVELVRHEDSWPFMKLVSKTQVPDYYDIITKPIALSTIREKVNNCEYQTAGDYISDVELMFSNCLQYNPRHTNEAKAGMRLQQFFHSALNRLGLRERCSAPPAKRSRQ from the exons ATGCCGCTACTCCACAGAAAGCCTTTTACCCGACAGAAACCTCCGGCTGATCTTCGACCGGACGAAGAAGTGTTTCTCTGTAAAATCACTCATGAAATCTTCAGGACCTATGA TGAGTTCTTTGAGAGGACCATCCTTTGCAACAGTCTGGTGTGGAGCTGTGCTCTGACGGGCCGAGCCGGCCTCACCTACCTGGAGGCCGTGGAGAGCGAGCGGCGAGCAAAGCAGAGCCTGGAGAGCTTCCCTCAGGCCCTGGTGGTGCCAATGCTCCACCTGGCTGCTCTGAGCCGCCACTGCAGGCTGTCGGAGCTCTGTGAGGACGTCTACGGCTTCGTTAAAGATCGTTTCTTCCCAGGAGAGATAGTGGATGTGAGCGGACGCAACGGAACTAG GCGTGTGTGCGAGATCGTGCAGGTGCTGTCACTTTATGCTTGTGCTAACGGAGCGCCACTCACTAACCGGCAAAGCAAGGCAGCAGACAGCGACACCATTGTGATTAGTGACAGCGACGATGAGAGCGACGTCTTCCAAAGCCCCACAGCACATCTCAACGG tggaAAGAAGCCCTTGAGTCCATCAGCGTTTAATTACAGAGTGAGGATTGTCAAGGATGAAAGCGGCGAACCTTTCACGGTCAAAGCCAGTCAAATCAG tcGAAAGAAAACGATCCTATCCAGAGAGAGACTGAAACTCCTCTTCAAGCAGCATTGTGAGCCTCAGAGGGGATGCATTGTTCTAAAG CCTTCTACAGTGAAGAAGTACAGACTGTCTGAACAGACCTTCTCTCAGTTCTTCCCTGATGATCCCCCCATTTTTCCCTTCAGCCTCCACTCTAATGGCTCCCCTGGACAG GCGTCGTCAATAAATGTGCTGGAGGAGAAGCTGATGCTGCTGCAGAGGCGGGAAGAGATGGCTGCTGCAGGCTATGAGAAGGCCCGGCTgaagagggagaaggaggaggcGCAGGAGGCCAGAAGGAGGGAGCGAGAGGGCAAGGACAGGCTGAGAGAGGAGCAGAGACAAAGGTTTgaggaggagaagcagaggaagagggAAGAGAGGGAGCGCAGGAAACTGGAGAAAGACAGA GAACGAGAGAAGctgaaggaagagaagaagaaatatgCTCAGCGACTGAAGCTGTGGAACAAACCCAGAGAGGACATGGAGTGTGAAGACTTAAAG GAGTTACCCAGCCCAATGCCGGTGAGAACCCGTCTTCCTTCCAAGCTTTTTGGAGAAGCTCTGATGGTGCTGGAGTTCCTGCGAGCTTTTGGTGAGGCCTTTGACCTGAAAGATGAGTTCCCTGAGGGAATTACTCTGG AGGTTCTGGAGGAGGCTCTGGTCGGCACTGACCCAGAAGGTCCTTTGTGTgagctgcttttcttcttcctgaCGGCCATCTTTCAAGCTCTGgatgaggagcaggaggaggtggCCAAAGATCAGGCTGAGG ACCTGTGGGAGGCTTTGGATGACGACTCTGATCCCACTCAGTCGGCTCTGACTGCTGTCGCCTCATTGGCTGCAGCCTGGCCTCAGCTGCATCAGGGCTCAGGGCTCAAACAGCTGGACCTGGACAGCTGCACGCTCTCCGAAATCCTGCGCCTCTACATCCTAGCCTCTGGCGCTGATTGTAACCATAGCAACGCAAAGTTCCGTTACCAGAAACAAGGTGGTTTCACTGTCATGGATGACCCATGTGTGGAGCTGCGATTGTCTGACCCAGCGCTGCTGAAGAGGTTGTCCTGCACTCCAGTGTATGACCTCACACCAG cGGAAAAACTGAAGATCCTTCTTGCTCTGGTGGGGAAGCTGTTGACTCTGGCTTCCAGCAGAGATCTGATAGAGGACTGTGTGGATGAACAAAAGGCAGCCAGACAAGAGCTGAGAGAGATCAGAGCAGAACAACACCGCCGAAAGAGGGAGGAGATCGCTCTAAG ggcTCGTGTTCGAAAAGAGGAAAAGCTGAGGGAGCAGGAGCTGAGACTGAGGGAGAAAAAGGAGCGACTGAAGGAAAGACTGCAAGCTAATGG TGAGACGGCTGCTGAGGCTGAAGGAGAACAGCGCGATAAGAACGCTAAAGAAAATGGTCTGTCCAGCACCCTGAAAACAG GTAAAGCGGGCCAAGATGAAGACGGGCAACAGCAGCAAATGCATTCTGATTCCAAACCCTGCGGCCTTTCCTCCAACCTGAGcccagaggagctggagaaAGAGCAGGAAAAG GTTCAAGAGTTGCTGCAGCGAATCCAGAAGGCGGCCGCCTGCACCTGCCTGCTTCCTCTGGGTAAAGACCGGCTGTTCCGCAGGTACTGGCTCATCCCCTCAGCCTGCGCTCTGTTTGTGGAAGAGGACTTCTTTGGCCTGACGGAGGACATGCTGCTGCCATGCCCCAAACCTTCTGAAGACGCTGCAGCTAATATGGAGGACACAAAAGCTGAGACTGAACAACCTGGAGAGAA TGCTGGTTCCAGTCTCAGTGCGCATGGAGTACCGGTGAACCGTCCCAACCAGTGGTACTTCTACAGTTCCATAGAGGAGGTGGATCAGCTGATCGAGGCTCTAAACCCTCGAGGTCACAGAGAGAGTGGCCTGCGGGAGGCGCTGCTGCAGGACAGAGACaagctccagctgctgctgcagagctgtGACCAGAGCAAATACAGGCTCCTCACCACGCAGCCAGGCAACA CGGAGCGCTCACCCTGCTCTGCATCAGCTGAGTCCCGGATGGAGGTCAGGTTAAGAGACCTGCTGCTGGACCTGGAGGACCGCATCCACCAGGGGTCCCTGGGAACCCTGAAA GTGATGGACAGACATGTTTGGCGCTCTGCGCTGGAAGAGGGAAACTACGAGCTTCTTGCGTCTGAGGGCAAAGAAAACTGCGTGATAAACGGACAGGTGGAGCCCATGGAGGTGGACTCTGGCCACATAAAAACCAGAGACAGAGGCAGTGACAG gCTGCAGGAGCTGAAGTCCGAAGCCACTGGGAGGACCAGCGGCAGTGAGACTCCTCAGGTGATCAGCAGCTCGGTTCGAGTTCTGGCTCAGGCCCTTGGTCATATTGAGCAAGGGATCGAGAGACGCTTCCTCAAACCTCCACTGG GTGACGAAGACTCAAAAAAGGACCAGAAAGTtaagaagaacaagaagaaagatGAAGACCAAGCATCTGACG ATGGCAGCAGTGACGGCGGTCGGGTCGGTAGGACGGTGCTGGACCGATGGAGGGAGTCGCTACAGGCCTGTTCAAGCTCATCTCAG GTGTTTGTTCACCTGTCCAGTCTGGAGCGAAGCGTCCTCTGGTCCCGCTCGGTCCTCAACGCCCGCTGTCGCGTCTGCAGACGCAAAGGAGACGCAGACAGCATGCTGCTGTGTGACGGCTGTGACCGAGGACACCACACCCACTGTCTGAGGCCCCGCCTCAAG CATGTTCCAGAGGGCAGCTGGTTCTGTCCAGACTGCCGACCCAAACAGAGATCCAGCCGCCTTCCGTCCAGACAGCGCTCCTCCATagacgaggacgaggaggaagaggatgaagagaACGGGGAAGAAGATGACtctgaagaggaagaagagtcggaagaggaggaagatgatgaggaggaggaagatgaagaggaggaggaggaggtggtagCTGTGAG TGCCAAAAAGAGCCAGGCTGCACCTCCCAAAGGCAAACCACAACAAACCATgcccaaaacacaacaaaccacACCCAAAGGTCAAACCGCCACGCCCAAAGGTCAACAAGCTCCGCCCAAGAGCAGCACTACTTCATCAGGGAAAAACTCTTCAGCCTCCAA AACCTCAGGGAAGAAAGCTTCTGCATCCTCGTCCAAAGCAAACACGACACCGAGCGATAGAGCGCCGTCTCGCTCAGGACAGCGAGCTAGCACCCGCCTGAGTAACGAGATTCCTGCCCCAAAGAGCAACGTGAAAACCTCACCTGGTCAGAGGGAGGTCAGCAAGAAGCCCTCAGCAG AAGCTACACCTCCCAAACCATCAAAAACCGTCCTCCCAGTTCTCCCAACAACGTCTTTGTCCTCCAGCCGACGCTCCTCTGGGAGGAATCAAGGTGTCCACGAGCTGTCAGCCTGTGAGCAGCTGACTGTGGAGCTGGTCAGGCATGAAGACAGCTGGCCTTTCATGAAGCTGGTGTCCAAGACTCAG GTTCCTGACTACTATGATATCATTACGAAGCCCATCGCTCTGAGCACCATCAGAGAGAAGGTCAACAACTGTGAATATCAGACAGCAG GCGACTACATCTCCGACGTGGAGTTGATGTTCTCCAACTGCCTTCAGTACAATCCTCGCCACACTAACGAGGCGAAGGCCGGCATGCGCCTGCAGCAGTTTTTCCACTCGGCGCTCAACCGTCTGGGCCTCAGAGAGCGATGCTCCGCTCCACCTGCCAAACGTTCCCGACAGTGA